A stretch of the Bacteroidota bacterium genome encodes the following:
- a CDS encoding benzoyl-CoA reductase subunit A, with the protein MNKYYLGVDLGSTTSKAVIIDERDEIIGRGITNTRANYAVAADIARDEALYNARFFVLQKKLEEEIKAKPEYRKYITDLESVFQYEQFKVRLDRLGLELLKTCNTFFKDEKQKEEIIGHLRNIRKAFKPVIKRDYLYNNLGSKNQFFRDIVSEKYNEEVNKLDMSLFEPLMTVWDKSISPAENERIQFNFQELVHKAMGELKDKYKNLPDTVADNTSVNFDAEMNLLKGNFNHVSETLREHIDEIAEIEFNITSMTGTGYGRALLPFPQDCIRSEILCHAFGAHAVFPETRTVLDIGGQDTKAIQVDKYGLVTSFQMNDRCAAGCGRYLGYIADEMSISLNELGPMAMKAEKEVTICSTCTVFAGAELRELTNLGEKREDILGGLHKAIIMRAMSLIARSGGVFNEFTFTGGVARNPAVIKYLGQLVKENYGDGIKINIHADSIFMGALGGAMFARRNIQADLPIVKKEKVI; encoded by the coding sequence ATGAATAAATACTATCTCGGGGTTGATCTGGGATCTACTACCTCAAAAGCGGTCATCATCGACGAAAGGGATGAAATTATCGGACGTGGAATTACTAATACCCGCGCTAACTATGCAGTTGCTGCTGATATTGCCCGCGATGAAGCCCTTTATAACGCCCGATTCTTCGTGCTTCAAAAAAAATTGGAGGAAGAAATAAAAGCAAAACCTGAGTACAGGAAATACATCACCGACCTCGAAAGTGTTTTTCAATACGAGCAATTCAAAGTTCGCCTTGATAGATTGGGCTTGGAGTTATTGAAAACGTGCAATACTTTTTTTAAAGATGAAAAACAGAAGGAAGAAATCATCGGCCACCTGAGAAATATCCGAAAGGCATTCAAGCCGGTAATCAAACGCGACTATCTCTACAATAACCTGGGTTCTAAAAATCAATTCTTCAGGGATATTGTTTCGGAAAAATATAATGAAGAAGTGAATAAACTTGACATGTCTCTATTTGAGCCACTCATGACTGTATGGGACAAAAGTATTAGTCCCGCCGAAAATGAGCGTATTCAATTCAACTTTCAGGAACTTGTTCACAAAGCGATGGGAGAACTGAAGGATAAGTATAAAAATCTTCCTGATACGGTTGCGGATAACACAAGTGTAAATTTTGACGCGGAAATGAATTTACTTAAGGGTAATTTCAACCATGTTTCAGAAACGCTTCGCGAACATATTGATGAGATCGCTGAGATCGAATTCAACATTACCAGCATGACCGGAACAGGTTATGGTCGTGCGCTATTACCTTTTCCACAGGATTGTATTCGGTCCGAAATTTTGTGTCATGCCTTTGGCGCGCACGCAGTTTTCCCGGAAACCAGAACAGTACTTGATATTGGCGGGCAGGATACCAAAGCTATACAAGTTGATAAATATGGCCTTGTTACAAGTTTCCAGATGAACGACAGATGCGCGGCAGGATGCGGAAGATACCTGGGCTACATTGCTGATGAAATGAGCATTTCACTGAATGAGCTTGGTCCCATGGCCATGAAGGCAGAAAAGGAAGTGACCATTTGTTCTACCTGTACCGTATTTGCCGGAGCAGAATTGCGTGAACTTACCAATCTTGGAGAGAAACGGGAAGACATACTTGGAGGATTGCACAAGGCAATAATCATGCGTGCTATGTCCTTAATTGCACGCTCCGGAGGAGTATTTAATGAATTTACATTTACAGGCGGAGTTGCACGGAATCCGGCAGTTATAAAATACCTGGGTCAGCTTGTAAAAGAAAATTACGGAGATGGCATAAAAATAAATATTCATGCTGATTCCATATTCATGGGAGCCCTTGGCGGTGCAATGTTTGCCAGAAGAAATATTCAGGCAGATTTACCAATTGTGAAAAAAGAAAAGGTAATATAA
- a CDS encoding 1-acyl-sn-glycerol-3-phosphate acyltransferase, producing the protein MQNIRQIDVEDIIASKNPVLLRLLPLPVLQYIKRIVHQEEFNRFLRLTRNEYAHDFVNAALANFQIQVITEGLENIPGEGGCIVACNHPLGGIDGIAVMKEIGRVRKDIKALVNDILMNLENLNSLLVPINKHGKNNADNVRHIDHVYASNECVIVFPAGLVSRRQNGIIKDLDWKKSFVTKAIKYKRNVIPVHIDACNSNFFYTLASIRRIVGIKANLEMFYLVDEVYKQKGKFIKLTIGKPISYTTFTKMHTDLYWAGKVKEHVYNLKES; encoded by the coding sequence TTGCAAAACATCAGACAAATAGACGTTGAAGATATTATTGCGAGTAAAAACCCCGTACTGCTCAGGCTTCTCCCTCTACCGGTTTTACAATACATTAAACGAATTGTTCACCAGGAAGAATTCAACCGGTTCCTGCGGCTCACAAGGAATGAATATGCACACGATTTTGTAAATGCCGCGCTTGCAAACTTCCAGATACAGGTGATTACTGAAGGGTTGGAGAATATACCCGGGGAAGGAGGGTGCATTGTTGCCTGCAACCACCCTCTTGGCGGAATTGATGGAATTGCAGTGATGAAAGAAATAGGAAGAGTGAGAAAAGATATTAAAGCATTGGTGAATGATATATTAATGAATCTTGAAAATCTGAATAGCTTATTAGTTCCGATAAACAAGCACGGGAAAAACAACGCCGACAATGTAAGGCATATAGACCATGTGTATGCATCAAATGAGTGCGTCATTGTATTCCCGGCCGGGCTTGTTTCACGCAGGCAAAATGGAATAATCAAAGATCTTGATTGGAAAAAGAGTTTTGTTACCAAGGCCATAAAATATAAACGTAACGTCATTCCTGTGCACATTGATGCCTGCAACAGCAATTTTTTTTATACCCTGGCATCTATTCGCAGGATAGTTGGGATAAAAGCGAACCTGGAGATGTTTTACCTTGTTGACGAAGTCTACAAGCAAAAGGGAAAATTTATCAAACTAACTATCGGCAAGCCTATTTCATACACCACATTTACAAAAATGCACACAGATCTTTATTGGGCCGGGAAAGTAAAAGAACATGTATATAATTTAAAAGAAAGTTAG
- a CDS encoding 1-acyl-sn-glycerol-3-phosphate acyltransferase, with amino-acid sequence MRLHAFVLLLFAGVFMKIKGAGNIPKNGAYIICPNHSSFFDTFCLYSIFDQYFVFIGKKEIEKWPLFHIFYTSGMNILVDRQNAAGSVSALRKMCTEIDKGHPLAIFPEGTISKEAPKLGPFKSGAFAIAIQKQVPVLPVTFVTNYKLLERGGIWKGRARPGIAEIIIHKPINTTGLNKKSINRLQMDVQAIINTPLSVS; translated from the coding sequence ATGAGACTTCATGCATTTGTATTACTGCTTTTCGCGGGAGTTTTTATGAAAATCAAGGGCGCCGGCAACATTCCAAAAAATGGAGCATATATTATTTGTCCGAATCACAGTTCATTTTTTGATACTTTTTGTCTTTATAGCATATTTGATCAGTACTTTGTTTTTATAGGAAAGAAAGAAATTGAAAAATGGCCGCTCTTCCATATCTTTTATACATCCGGAATGAATATTTTGGTAGATAGACAGAATGCTGCAGGATCTGTTAGCGCCTTACGCAAAATGTGTACCGAGATTGATAAAGGACATCCCCTTGCAATATTCCCTGAAGGTACAATATCCAAAGAGGCCCCAAAACTTGGCCCTTTTAAATCAGGCGCCTTTGCTATTGCAATTCAAAAACAGGTACCTGTCCTTCCTGTTACATTCGTTACCAATTATAAACTGCTTGAGCGCGGAGGTATCTGGAAGGGCCGGGCAAGGCCTGGAATAGCTGAGATCATTATCCATAAACCAATCAATACAACTGGATTAAATAAGAAAAGCATTAACCGGCTTCAAATGGATGTACAGGCGATAATTAATACTCCACTATCAGTTAGTTGA
- a CDS encoding response regulator transcription factor: MRKIKILIADNSYLIRKGLQSIIDQVEDFSIVGEAEKAEELSEKLLLNSPDVLIMDYSSRYFCLDDISIIREHFPMVNILAITSLQPKSIVSKSIEYGITSHLWNDCGKEEIIESIYSTSMSKKFLCGKIVDLLMEQSMLISSNVSCSGVKISEREIQILQLIADGLPSKQIADKLFISVHTVTTHRKNLMSKLNVNNRASLVMFAIRENLIGTSGISISTN; the protein is encoded by the coding sequence ATGAGAAAAATAAAAATACTTATTGCTGATAATAGCTACCTGATCCGTAAAGGACTTCAATCCATTATTGACCAGGTTGAAGATTTTTCTATAGTAGGCGAGGCGGAAAAGGCGGAGGAACTTAGTGAAAAATTGTTGCTCAATAGCCCGGATGTACTTATAATGGACTACTCATCACGCTATTTTTGTTTAGATGACATCTCTATTATCCGGGAACATTTTCCAATGGTAAATATTTTGGCCATCACGTCCCTTCAGCCTAAATCTATAGTTTCAAAGTCAATTGAATATGGAATTACGAGCCATTTATGGAATGATTGTGGGAAAGAAGAAATCATAGAATCTATTTACAGTACTTCAATGAGTAAAAAATTTCTGTGCGGGAAAATTGTTGATCTGCTAATGGAGCAGAGTATGCTCATTTCATCAAATGTTTCCTGCAGCGGAGTTAAAATTTCAGAGCGCGAGATTCAGATATTGCAACTTATTGCAGATGGGCTTCCAAGCAAGCAAATCGCCGATAAGCTTTTTATAAGTGTGCATACTGTAACAACTCACAGAAAGAACCTCATGAGTAAACTCAATGTTAACAACAGGGCATCACTTGTAATGTTTGCGATTCGGGAAAATCTCATCGGCACATCAGGCATTTCCATTTCAACTAACTGA
- a CDS encoding TonB-dependent receptor — translation MKKSRVIFWYMIISVTAFAQHAVIRGVVRNESDGALMSDVAVIINGTANTNTDSKGVFQFSEVAIGTHKLSITLLGYEKAERIINIISELEVVEIPEIKLKSSAIQFPEIVISESLSNYSYKYQGSNIIISSRDIELSKPVGTEEILKKVSGINVSGDMGISNRLNVGIRGSYPRRSVNILLMEDGTPIAPAPYLAPEAYYNPPADRLDGIEIMKGTDILAYGSNTMYGTINYITKKPPLKPTLGVNLSGGENGYHSEYVTYGGTWDKVGAELQVLNKYFDGFQDNSQSSIFNTTAKLHSELTARSSVYMKLNYHQEESKASYSALTPYTFKMDPWQNPFDADDLTTKRYGVDLSYNYKLSNNFILSSKIYVSQFQRDWWRQENTLIKASTAKAYLGNNLYNERYSYLDGQSFGINDYIRVGKVTGGKESTRARNRLFRVGGAQQTLRYNVDKEKFKMNLEGTIKGHWESFANVEIKNDSSRFARSGTIDRDQYYELAAYSGFIKDKLTYSKIAFTPSIRYEFVKMYGFDKLAISKMSGNDGSKYFGSQKNTYTSFIPGAAIAYDLINKPSNKLNIFGGIYKGYTAPIADFAFLNVEDGIVSSPTTSKPINREPEVSLNFEVGIRSDLLNKFANVQLTYFNNNVKNYYSAGRNEAFQTLGAVNINGIESSINLYLHKLFNAENHELVLNLSGTLMNGTILSGLLKDADLLKAKHTDATKAELITKINSERKGFDVYFSNVAGQDSLITSNLSVVDFGKIKRLDFIFGESGISNNSIPYLPPFILNAGFTYAFKGLSISANINYVASQYTDYLNFDSETAEGAIGKLQAFKTIDANIAYSFERHNAKYLNGLSLFVAAKNITDEVYQASRLHRLSSGIMPGGFRQINAGLKFKF, via the coding sequence ATGAAAAAAAGCAGAGTAATATTTTGGTACATGATCATTTCAGTGACAGCCTTTGCACAGCATGCCGTTATTAGAGGTGTTGTAAGAAACGAAAGCGATGGGGCGTTAATGTCAGATGTTGCTGTAATAATTAACGGGACAGCAAATACAAATACAGATTCAAAAGGCGTATTTCAATTTTCCGAAGTCGCAATAGGAACGCATAAATTGTCCATAACTCTTTTGGGATATGAAAAGGCCGAGCGTATAATCAATATTATTTCAGAACTTGAAGTGGTTGAAATCCCGGAAATAAAATTAAAATCAAGTGCGATTCAATTTCCGGAGATCGTTATTTCTGAAAGCCTCTCCAATTATTCATATAAATACCAGGGCTCTAATATTATAATCTCTTCCAGGGATATTGAACTTAGCAAGCCTGTTGGAACAGAAGAGATTTTAAAAAAGGTTTCCGGGATCAATGTTTCCGGAGATATGGGAATTTCCAACCGGTTAAATGTAGGCATCAGAGGTTCTTATCCCCGTCGCTCGGTCAATATACTGTTGATGGAAGATGGAACGCCAATTGCCCCTGCTCCTTATTTGGCTCCTGAAGCATATTATAATCCTCCGGCCGACCGGCTGGATGGAATTGAAATAATGAAGGGAACTGATATATTGGCTTATGGCAGTAATACTATGTACGGAACAATAAATTATATAACCAAGAAACCACCGTTAAAACCAACCTTGGGAGTTAATCTGTCCGGTGGCGAAAATGGGTATCACTCCGAGTATGTTACCTATGGCGGAACCTGGGATAAAGTTGGAGCTGAGCTACAGGTGTTGAACAAATATTTTGATGGATTTCAGGATAATTCCCAATCATCCATCTTTAACACTACTGCAAAATTACATTCTGAATTAACTGCGCGTTCATCCGTGTATATGAAATTAAATTATCACCAGGAGGAATCAAAAGCAAGTTATAGCGCGCTTACGCCATATACATTTAAGATGGATCCATGGCAGAATCCATTTGATGCTGATGACCTGACCACCAAACGCTATGGCGTTGATCTGTCATACAATTACAAGCTTAGCAACAACTTTATTCTGTCTTCGAAAATTTACGTATCTCAATTTCAGCGCGACTGGTGGAGACAGGAAAATACATTGATCAAAGCGTCGACTGCTAAAGCGTACCTTGGAAATAATTTATACAATGAAAGATATTCGTACCTGGATGGCCAATCTTTTGGGATTAACGATTACATAAGAGTTGGGAAAGTAACCGGAGGTAAGGAAAGTACAAGGGCCCGTAATCGTTTGTTCAGAGTAGGAGGAGCCCAGCAAACATTAAGGTATAATGTAGATAAGGAAAAGTTTAAAATGAACCTGGAAGGAACAATAAAGGGCCACTGGGAATCATTCGCTAATGTTGAAATAAAAAATGACTCTTCACGCTTTGCCAGAAGCGGGACAATTGACAGGGACCAATATTATGAATTGGCGGCTTACTCAGGGTTTATTAAGGATAAATTAACCTATAGCAAAATAGCTTTTACGCCATCTATACGCTATGAATTTGTAAAAATGTATGGCTTCGATAAATTGGCCATTTCCAAAATGAGCGGTAATGATGGCAGCAAATATTTCGGAAGTCAAAAAAATACTTACACAAGTTTTATTCCGGGTGCTGCGATCGCGTATGATCTGATAAACAAACCTTCGAATAAATTAAATATTTTTGGAGGTATTTACAAGGGCTATACCGCGCCGATAGCCGACTTTGCCTTTTTAAACGTTGAAGACGGTATTGTTTCTTCCCCAACCACTTCCAAGCCGATAAACCGTGAGCCTGAAGTAAGTTTAAATTTTGAGGTCGGGATCAGGAGTGATCTATTGAATAAGTTTGCGAATGTTCAATTAACATATTTTAATAACAACGTTAAGAATTATTATTCCGCAGGAAGGAATGAGGCTTTTCAGACATTAGGTGCTGTAAATATTAACGGAATTGAATCATCAATAAATCTGTATTTGCATAAGCTTTTTAATGCCGAGAACCATGAGTTGGTTTTAAATCTGTCGGGGACACTGATGAACGGGACAATTTTAAGCGGGTTACTTAAAGATGCAGACTTGTTGAAAGCCAAGCATACTGACGCTACAAAAGCTGAGCTTATTACTAAGATCAATTCAGAACGAAAAGGGTTTGATGTTTATTTTTCGAATGTTGCTGGACAGGATAGTTTGATAACAAGTAATTTGTCGGTGGTCGATTTCGGTAAAATAAAGCGTCTTGATTTTATTTTTGGCGAGTCGGGAATTTCAAATAATTCGATCCCATATTTACCGCCATTTATTTTAAATGCTGGATTTACCTATGCATTCAAGGGTCTAAGTATTAGCGCTAATATAAATTATGTGGCAAGTCAATACACCGACTATTTGAATTTTGATAGTGAGACAGCAGAGGGTGCCATTGGAAAGTTACAGGCATTTAAAACTATTGATGCGAATATTGCCTATTCATTTGAAAGACATAATGCAAAATACTTAAATGGATTAAGTCTTTTTGTGGCTGCAAAAAACATTACAGATGAAGTGTATCAGGCTTCCCGATTACACAGGCTTTCTTCCGGAATTATGCCCGGCGGATTCAGACAAATTAACGCCGGCCTTAAATTCAAATTTTAA
- a CDS encoding benzoyl-CoA reductase subunit D has protein sequence MVKSFYTLGVDVGSNFIKVALVDYSESPKIIDKHTEKIRKRNPTTVADEMIQTILQKNGLKDCDIAYLASTGEGDLVKRKRGHFYGMTTHSKGANFFFPDAKSVVDMGALYVRAVKVAEDARVLDYKMTGQCASGSGQFVENISRYLGLSIEEVGDVSLMADEAEVSSGICAVLAETDVINMVSRGITTPNIIKGIHISIAGRIIKLLSSLKAESPIILTGGMSLNKGMIQAIEEQLKETGKKFVIKTHSDAIYAGAIGAALWGGFRHIKLKEKQAVIS, from the coding sequence ATGGTAAAATCTTTTTATACACTGGGAGTCGACGTAGGAAGTAATTTTATAAAGGTGGCTCTTGTGGACTACTCTGAGAGTCCAAAAATCATCGACAAGCATACAGAAAAGATACGAAAACGGAATCCTACAACTGTTGCAGATGAGATGATTCAAACAATCCTTCAGAAAAACGGATTGAAGGATTGTGATATTGCATATTTGGCTTCAACCGGTGAGGGAGATTTAGTAAAGCGTAAACGCGGTCATTTTTATGGAATGACGACACATTCCAAGGGCGCAAACTTTTTTTTTCCTGACGCAAAGTCTGTGGTAGATATGGGGGCATTATATGTCCGTGCAGTAAAAGTTGCAGAAGATGCGAGGGTACTGGATTATAAGATGACCGGTCAATGCGCATCCGGGTCTGGTCAATTCGTTGAAAACATTTCCCGCTATCTGGGTTTATCTATTGAGGAAGTGGGAGATGTTTCTCTCATGGCCGATGAAGCTGAAGTTTCATCAGGGATTTGCGCGGTACTCGCGGAAACAGATGTTATCAACATGGTTTCACGTGGTATAACTACTCCTAATATTATTAAAGGAATTCATATTTCTATAGCAGGAAGAATTATCAAGCTTCTGAGTTCACTCAAGGCAGAATCGCCTATAATCCTGACGGGGGGTATGTCTCTTAACAAAGGAATGATTCAGGCTATCGAAGAGCAATTAAAGGAGACGGGGAAGAAATTTGTCATTAAAACTCATTCCGATGCTATTTATGCAGGGGCCATTGGTGCTGCATTATGGGGAGGATTCAGACATATTAAACTGAAAGAAAAGCAAGCTGTAATATCATAA
- a CDS encoding AMP-binding protein, translating to MQYLRSEKDLGDVIPNIALMLERNVVHFPDNIVYAEKQNGSYNGITWKIFFEQIQNIAVNLTNIGFKKGDKMVMFSPNRLEMLELELAVMASGGISVPIFAFFHKETAEFLIKHSSARFLAVAGELQLSRTGSGIPLHKIISFDKLEKHNRRNLIPFSELLSPQSEATSSLLFNAPANDICLNMYTSGTMGTPKCVQLTHQNILSQQAALKKIWEVNEKDRFLSYLPWHHSFGGIFERFSALYNGAAIYQESGYGKDSKVIMENWKLVQPNLFFSVPKVYQSLVDLTKADKEAEKLFFHSGLKFIFTAAAALPQKISEEFERKRIPVIEGWGLTETSPCCTLTDPALKRENGIVGKPIPGVCLRITDDGEIQVKGPNVMKGYYNNDEANKEAFTDDGWYCTGDIGKFTPTGLKLISRKDRIFKLTNGEKVIPSEVEELIQTKCHYITFAVICGKGKEYPVALLFPNKRALDNPSYEISPDEGCFCPKSMNELGKCLQGCLHDVNCGLTQKFSKVKYAMIIDDELTIENNTLTPSMKVAPNKLMETYKAHIENLYGGKNFLSGDVYIIKLETEGVMKEKHSM from the coding sequence ATGCAATATTTAAGGTCAGAAAAAGATTTAGGAGATGTGATTCCGAATATCGCATTGATGCTGGAAAGGAATGTTGTCCATTTTCCGGACAACATCGTTTATGCGGAGAAACAAAATGGGAGCTATAATGGCATTACCTGGAAGATCTTTTTTGAGCAAATTCAGAATATTGCAGTCAACCTGACCAATATCGGATTTAAAAAGGGAGATAAAATGGTTATGTTTTCTCCAAACAGACTTGAGATGCTTGAGCTTGAATTGGCAGTTATGGCCAGTGGGGGGATAAGTGTTCCTATTTTTGCATTCTTTCATAAGGAAACAGCGGAATTTCTTATAAAACATTCCAGCGCGCGGTTTTTAGCTGTAGCCGGGGAATTACAACTAAGCAGGACTGGTTCCGGAATTCCTCTTCATAAAATTATTTCCTTCGATAAACTTGAAAAGCATAATCGCCGAAATCTTATTCCCTTTAGTGAACTGCTATCCCCTCAAAGCGAGGCTACATCCTCTTTATTATTTAATGCGCCGGCCAATGATATTTGTCTGAACATGTATACTTCCGGTACCATGGGAACTCCGAAATGTGTGCAGCTGACTCACCAAAATATACTATCTCAGCAAGCCGCGCTGAAAAAGATATGGGAAGTAAATGAAAAAGATCGCTTTCTCTCCTATTTACCATGGCATCACAGCTTTGGAGGCATTTTTGAGCGATTCTCTGCACTTTATAATGGGGCTGCTATATACCAGGAATCGGGGTATGGGAAAGATTCAAAGGTTATAATGGAAAACTGGAAACTCGTTCAGCCCAACTTATTTTTTAGTGTTCCTAAAGTATACCAATCACTTGTGGATCTCACTAAAGCAGATAAAGAAGCTGAAAAGTTATTTTTTCATTCCGGCTTAAAATTCATTTTTACAGCCGCTGCCGCCCTTCCTCAAAAAATTTCTGAAGAGTTTGAACGCAAAAGAATTCCGGTGATAGAAGGGTGGGGCCTGACAGAAACTTCACCCTGCTGCACACTTACCGATCCTGCCCTGAAAAGAGAAAATGGTATAGTTGGAAAACCCATTCCCGGAGTTTGTTTGCGGATAACTGATGATGGAGAAATCCAGGTAAAGGGGCCCAATGTAATGAAGGGATATTATAATAATGATGAAGCAAACAAAGAAGCCTTTACTGATGACGGCTGGTATTGCACAGGCGACATAGGAAAATTTACCCCCACCGGATTAAAACTTATATCACGCAAGGACAGGATTTTTAAACTGACTAATGGAGAAAAGGTTATTCCATCGGAAGTGGAGGAGCTTATTCAAACTAAATGTCATTATATCACTTTTGCTGTCATTTGTGGAAAGGGCAAAGAATATCCGGTCGCACTGTTGTTTCCAAACAAAAGGGCTCTGGATAATCCCAGTTATGAAATCTCACCGGACGAGGGCTGTTTTTGTCCCAAAAGCATGAATGAATTAGGAAAATGTCTTCAAGGTTGTTTGCACGATGTTAATTGCGGGCTCACACAAAAATTTTCTAAAGTAAAATATGCAATGATTATTGATGATGAGTTGACAATCGAAAATAATACACTTACTCCATCAATGAAAGTGGCACCCAATAAGTTAATGGAAACATATAAAGCTCACATCGAAAATCTTTATGGTGGGAAAAACTTCCTGAGCGGGGATGTTTATATCATAAAACTGGAGACAGAAGGAGTGATGAAGGAAAAACACAGCATGTAA
- a CDS encoding 2-hydroxyacyl-CoA dehydratase: MYEIKATQELKKVMRDYFLSLDSGENKIAWCTSVGPAELLRSFGFEVYFPENHGALLGATRTAMDLIPESAKLGYSNHICSYTTADIGSYLAKISPLKNQYGMKGVPKPDLIVYNTNQCREVQDWFGFFAKEFNCPIVGIHPPRYIDDVSKEEIALVVDQHKKIITLCEKVSGNKFDIDRFRETLRLSKEATHLWQEVLKTSTASPAPISFFDGVIHMGPIVVMRGTEQAIDYYTLLLKELKENVMNKNGVVKNEQLRIFWEGMPIWGKIRMLSDLFVQNNTAVVASTYCSSWVFDEFDERNPFESSALAYTKIFINRSEKAKLKMLKLWLDEYKCDGILFHDTKTCFNNSNAKFGMPLRLKEETGMPYLIIEGDLCDLRFFSEGQSITKIETFIEQIESSKIHS, from the coding sequence ATGTATGAGATAAAAGCCACACAGGAATTAAAAAAGGTAATGCGCGATTATTTTCTGTCGCTTGATAGCGGTGAAAATAAAATTGCGTGGTGTACAAGCGTGGGTCCTGCAGAATTACTCAGGTCATTTGGCTTTGAGGTTTATTTTCCTGAAAATCATGGAGCGCTTTTAGGTGCAACACGTACTGCAATGGATCTTATTCCTGAATCCGCCAAACTAGGCTATTCCAATCATATATGCTCATATACTACTGCTGATATTGGCTCGTACCTGGCAAAAATATCTCCGCTTAAAAATCAATATGGGATGAAAGGTGTACCAAAGCCGGATTTGATTGTATACAATACCAATCAGTGCCGTGAGGTTCAGGATTGGTTCGGTTTTTTTGCAAAAGAATTTAATTGCCCTATTGTTGGAATTCACCCTCCGAGATATATAGATGACGTGTCAAAAGAAGAGATAGCGCTTGTTGTTGACCAGCATAAAAAAATAATTACACTATGTGAAAAAGTCAGTGGTAATAAATTTGATATTGACAGGTTCCGTGAAACGCTGAGATTAAGTAAAGAAGCGACCCATCTTTGGCAGGAGGTCCTTAAAACTTCCACGGCATCACCTGCGCCAATCAGCTTTTTTGACGGAGTGATTCACATGGGTCCCATTGTAGTGATGCGGGGAACAGAACAAGCAATAGATTATTACACTTTACTTCTGAAGGAGCTGAAAGAGAATGTGATGAACAAGAATGGGGTCGTAAAAAACGAACAATTACGTATTTTTTGGGAGGGAATGCCAATTTGGGGAAAAATCCGGATGCTTTCAGATTTATTTGTTCAGAATAATACCGCTGTTGTTGCTTCCACATATTGCAGCAGTTGGGTGTTTGATGAGTTTGATGAAAGGAACCCATTCGAATCGTCAGCACTTGCGTATACAAAAATTTTTATAAACAGAAGTGAGAAGGCAAAATTAAAAATGTTAAAACTCTGGCTTGACGAATACAAGTGTGATGGTATTTTATTTCATGATACGAAAACATGCTTTAATAATTCGAATGCAAAATTCGGAATGCCATTACGTTTAAAGGAAGAAACAGGTATGCCCTACCTTATTATAGAAGGAGATTTATGTGATTTGAGATTTTTCTCGGAAGGACAAAGCATCACAAAAATTGAAACGTTTATTGAGCAAATTGAATCTTCAAAAATACATTCGTGA